The following proteins are co-located in the Lacticaseibacillus paracasei subsp. paracasei genome:
- a CDS encoding MFS transporter, which translates to MDRHIFGATFSSLRSTNFRRFWIGQCISVMGTWIQRTTQTWLVYQMTKSAFLVGLLAAAQFVPIMALTLIAGTLIDRYPKRRILLMTQFGFLVLGAAMTIITFLKIVQYWQILVIALGYGILQSFDTPTRQSYVIELVGKKDLMNGISLNSSIFNLAKIAGPSLAGVLMVTIGVAPCFLVDTLSYIAIIIGLLMIHQQHPVASHTPRHIIADVKEGLAYIVHHDNVKLSAELMMIICTLNFNNNVIIPIYAQEVLGRGAQGYANLLSATGIGSLIAAFLMSYLARFGLRRDLYLLVALGTALVQSLMIFVHVYWLAMIFMVVIGFCNMVFLNQSNAAFQFSIPNELRGRIMSVYVLLNQGSTPIGSLYVGGLMDMAGGLWGFPSCGLLALLLTIPILLSHQTTVKHWLHA; encoded by the coding sequence GTGGATAGGCACATTTTTGGTGCAACTTTCTCTTCACTGCGGTCAACCAATTTCCGCCGCTTCTGGATTGGCCAATGTATCTCTGTCATGGGCACTTGGATCCAACGAACAACGCAAACATGGTTGGTCTATCAAATGACCAAATCTGCATTTCTGGTTGGCTTGCTCGCAGCGGCTCAATTTGTTCCTATCATGGCACTCACCTTAATCGCCGGTACGCTCATTGATCGCTACCCCAAACGACGGATTCTTTTGATGACCCAATTTGGTTTTCTAGTCTTGGGTGCTGCCATGACGATCATCACTTTTCTAAAAATTGTTCAATACTGGCAAATTCTGGTAATTGCCTTAGGCTATGGCATTCTTCAAAGTTTTGATACGCCAACTCGACAATCCTATGTTATTGAACTTGTTGGCAAAAAAGACCTCATGAACGGGATTTCATTGAACTCTTCCATTTTCAATTTGGCAAAAATTGCGGGTCCTTCCCTAGCCGGGGTGCTCATGGTCACCATAGGAGTGGCGCCGTGTTTTCTAGTTGACACCTTGAGTTACATTGCCATTATTATTGGTTTATTGATGATTCATCAGCAGCATCCTGTTGCCAGTCACACACCGCGCCACATCATTGCTGATGTCAAAGAAGGGCTTGCTTACATCGTCCACCATGACAACGTTAAATTAAGTGCCGAATTAATGATGATTATTTGCACACTGAACTTTAACAATAATGTCATCATCCCCATCTATGCGCAGGAAGTTTTAGGCCGTGGTGCACAAGGCTATGCCAATCTGCTATCGGCAACAGGGATTGGTTCACTGATTGCAGCGTTCCTCATGAGTTATCTGGCTCGGTTTGGCCTACGCCGCGATTTATACCTTCTAGTGGCATTAGGGACGGCCTTGGTTCAATCGCTGATGATTTTTGTTCACGTTTATTGGTTGGCGATGATTTTTATGGTTGTCATTGGATTTTGCAACATGGTTTTCTTGAATCAATCCAATGCTGCTTTTCAGTTCTCTATCCCCAATGAGTTGCGTGGCCGGATCATGAGCGTCTACGTTCTGCTCAACCAAGGCTCTACGCCCATTGGCAGTTTATACGTCGGTGGTTTAATGGACATGGCTGGCGGCCTGTGGGGGTTTCCTTCCTGTGGTTTGTTGGCGTTGCTGTTAACC